A window of the Lagenorhynchus albirostris chromosome 1, mLagAlb1.1, whole genome shotgun sequence genome harbors these coding sequences:
- the KBTBD13 gene encoding kelch repeat and BTB domain-containing protein 13, producing the protein MSRTIFSQEDIYMPRVSFCWYGGAPESVTAASRSPEAASAPGPAMPQGPGALMQVWVGSQLFQADRALLVEHCGFFRGLFRSGMREARAAEVRLGALSPDGFCTMLRVLRGERPALAAPDELLQAVECAAFLQTPALARFLEHSLTSDNCALLCDAAAAFGLHDVFHSAALFIRDGASEQAAELALPEARAYVAALRPSSYVAVSTHAPAPGFLEDASRTVCYLDEEEDAWRTLAALPLEASTLLAGVATLGNKLYIVGGVRGPNKEVVELGFCYDPDGGTWREFPSPHQPRYDTALAGFDGHLYAIGGEFQRMAMSSVERYDPATGCWSFVANLPQPAAGVPCAQARGRLFVCLWRPADTTTVVEYTVTADAWLPIAELRRPQSYGHCMVAHRDSLYVVRNGPKDDFLHCAIDCLNLATGQWTALPGQFVNSKGALFTAVVRGDTVYTVNRMFTLLYAIEGGTWRLLREKAGFPRPGSLQTVLLRLPPGARGQVASTTPEL; encoded by the coding sequence ATGAGCCGTACTATCTTTAGCCAGGAAGATATTTATATGCCCCGGGTAAGTTTTTGCTGGTACGGGGGAGCCCCGGAGTCGGTGACCGCTGCATCCAGGTCCCCGGAGGCGGCCTCCGCGCCTGGGCCCGCCATGCCGCAGGGCCCTGGGGCCCTGATGCAGGTGTGGGTGGGCAGCCAGCTCTTCCAGGCCGACCGGGCCCTGCTGGTGGAGCACTGCGGCTTCTTCCGCGGCCTCTTCCGCTCAGGCATGAGGGAGGCGCGCGCGGCTGAGGTGCGCCTGGGCGCTCTGAGCCCGGACGGCTTCTGCACCATGCTGCGAGTGCTGCGCGGCGAAAGGCCGGCGCTGGCGGCCCCCGACGAGCTACTGCAAGCCGTGGAGTGCGCCGCTTTCCTGCAGACGCCGGCGCTGGCACGCTTTCTGGAGCACAGCCTCACGTCGGACAACTGCGCGCTGCTGTGCGACGCTGCCGCCGCCTTCGGCCTGCACGACGTCTTCCACAGCGCGGCGCTCTTCATCCGCGACGGCGCCAGCGAGCAAGCGGCCGAGCTGGCGCTACCCGAGGCTCGCGCCTACGTGGCGGCGCTGCGACCCAGCAGCTACGTGGCCGTCAGCACTCACGCGCCGGCGCCCGGCTTCTTGGAGGACGCATCGCGCACCGTGTGCTACCTGGACGAAGAAGAGGACGCGTGGCGCACGCTGGCCGCGCTGCCCCTGGAGGCCAGCACGCTGCTGGCCGGCGTGGCTACGCTGGGCAACAAGCTCTACATCGTGGGGGGCGTGCGGGGCCCCAACAAGGAAGTGGTGGAACTGGGCTTCTGCTACGACCCCGACGGCGGCACGTGGCGCGAGTtccccagcccccaccagccGCGCTACGACACGGCGCTGGCCGGCTTTGACGGCCACCTTTATGCCATCGGGGGCGAATTCCAGAGGATGGCCATGAGCTCCGTGGAGCGCTACGACCCGGCCACGGGCTGCTGGAGCTTCGTGGCCAACCTGCCGCAGCCAGCTGCCGGCGTGCCCTGCGCCCAAGCCCGCGGCCGCCTCTTCGTGTGTCTGTGGCGGCCAGCCGACACCACGACTGTGGTGGAGTACACGGTGACGGCAGACGCGTGGCTGCCCATAGCCGAGCTGCGGCGCCCTCAGAGCTATGGCCACTGCATGGTGGCCCACCGCGATAGTCTCTACGTGGTGCGCAACGGACCTAAGGATGACTTCCTGCACTGCGCCATCGACTGCCTCAACCTGGCCACGGGCCAGTGGACAGCGCTGCCCGGCCAGTTCGTCAACAGCAAGGGCGCGCTTTTCACGGCCGTGGTGCGCGGCGACACCGTCTATACGGTCAACCGCATGTTTACGCTGCTCTATGCCATTGAGGGTGGTACCTGGCGGCTGCTCAGGGAGAAGGCCGGCTTCCCACGGCCCGGCTCCTTGCAGACCGTTCTCCTCAGGCTGCCTCCCGGTGCCCGGGGGCAGGTGGCGTCCACGACGCCAGAACTGTGA
- the UBAP1L gene encoding ubiquitin-associated protein 1-like, with translation MNALDGVPFKVPKGFVIGTEPLPGPELSVPDCRELLLGSMYDFSLERRALFWVEAVVRGPCQVQCDAPGAASAPPAWLLLVSPEQGLEPMPAAAEGPEARLQEHPEEEEVEEKDQDEEEAFSAMEEEPDPCSPQPSSSASPSLNQHRCSLDVLRDVRSELAGARRRLSECRLAARPRSLLHRIRHRALSLCPGPTSPLGPALPLPSAPVPPPGPEPSLPSTPALPPRPSTAGDVPPLRSHRPVVASLSPHTCLPPPGQVPQPLATHRLHPDSADLLSALSQEEQDLIGPVVALGYPLHRAIMALQKTGRQSLSQFLSYLSACDRLLRQGYEEGLVDEAMEMFQFSESQAGEFLRLSEQFRDMGFQQDRIKEVLLVHGNRREQALEELVACAQ, from the exons TATGACTTCAGCCTGGAGAGGAGGGCACTCTTCTGGGTGGAGGCTGTAGTCCGGGGACCCTGCCAGGTCCAGTGCGATGCCCCGGGGGCAGCTTCAGCCCCTCCCGCCTGGCTCTTGCTGGTCAGCCCTGAGCAAGGGCTGGAGCCCATGCCTGCCGCAGCGGAAGGTCCTGAGGCTAGACTGCAGGAGCATcctgaggaggaagaggtggaggAGAAGGACCAGGATGAGGAAGAAGCCTTCTCTGCCATGGAGGAAGAGCCGGAtccctgcagcccccagcccagctcctcaGCGAGCCCCAGCCTGAACCAACACCGGTGCTCGCTGGACGTGCTGCGCGACGTGAGGTCGGAGCTGGCCGGGGCGCGGCGGCGGCTCTCTGAGTGCAGGCTGGCCGCCCGCCCCCGCAGTCTCCTGCACCGCATCCGCCACCGAGCTCTGAGCCTCTGCCCTGGCCCCACGTCACCCCTGGGCCCGGCACTCCCGCTCCCCAGCGCCCCAGTGCCACCCCCGGGCCCCGAGCCATCGCTCCCCAGCACCCCTGCGCTGCCCCCGCGGCCCTCCACGGCTGGCGATGTGCCCCCGCTGCGGAGCCACAGGCCCGTGGTTGCG TCCCTCAGCCCGCATACCTGCCTGCCACCTCCTGGGCAGGTGCCCCAGCCTCTCGCCACCCACAGATTGCACCCTGATTCTGCTGATTTGCTGTCCGCCCTGAGCCAGGAGGAGCAAGACCTCATCGGGCCAGTGGTCGCCCTGGGGTATCCCTTGCACAGGGCTATCATGGCTCTACAGAAGACTGGGCGGCAGAGCCTGAGCCAG TTTCTCAGCTACCTTAGCGCCTGTGACCGGCTATTGCGACAGGGCTACGAGGAAGgcctggtggatgaggccatgGAGATGTTCCAGTTCTCCGAGAGCCAG GCAGGGGAGTTCCTGCGCCTCTCAGAGCAGTTCAGAGACATGGGCTTCCAGCAGGACCGGATCAAGGAGGTGCTGCTGGTCCACGGCAACCGCCGTGAGCAAGCCCTGGAGGAGCTGGTAGCCTGCGCCCAGTGA